The nucleotide sequence CTCTATGCACCCCTGCGGTTACAGTCTCCAGACCCGGAAGTGTTTCGTTTAGCGCTAGAAGCTGGAGCGGATGAAGAGTTAGCGTCCATGCGGCGTGGAGACAAAATTTTTGAGGCGGTAATTGCAATGGCGCCTCTATTGGGACTCTTGGGAACAGTATTAGGGTTAATTAACTCCTTGGGTTCGATTCGTTTGGGGGATATTGGGACTTCATCGGCTTCAGATGTTACCTTGGGGATTGCAGAAGCTTTAATTACAACAGCAACGGGATTAATTGTTGCGATTATAAGTTTGGCGTTTTATCGCTTGTTTCAGGGGTTAATGTTTAATCAAGCTAAAATATTCCGTAAAGCCGGAAATGAATTAGAATTGTTGTATCGTCAGAATTGGCCCTATGCCAAATCTCAGTTACAAATTCCTGACACTGAAGAAGAAGAGGAAGAAGAAACCGAAGAACCGATTCTGAAGCATTTACTGGTAGACCGAGAAAATAATAACTCGTCCGTAGAACCGGAAAAACCGATTAAACCCGCAGAACGATCTGAGTTTTTGGAGAAGGAAGACGATGGAAAATAAACGATTTTCAGGGCTAATATTCCGATTTATTCCTCGAAAAACTCCTAGAAATTAATTACAAAAAAACTGTTATGAAAATTAGAACAGATTCTCAAATTGATGAAGCTAGAATAGAATTAATTCCCTTAATTGATGTGGTGTTTTGTATTCTGACGTTCTTT is from Planktothrix serta PCC 8927 and encodes:
- a CDS encoding MotA/TolQ/ExbB proton channel family protein; the encoded protein is MNIQEIFAKGGPAMWPLLILSILSMSVILERIWFWMTTLTKEKQIVNRVIDSARRGQWGKAHQIAKQSSNQPMGRFLYAPLRLQSPDPEVFRLALEAGADEELASMRRGDKIFEAVIAMAPLLGLLGTVLGLINSLGSIRLGDIGTSSASDVTLGIAEALITTATGLIVAIISLAFYRLFQGLMFNQAKIFRKAGNELELLYRQNWPYAKSQLQIPDTEEEEEEETEEPILKHLLVDRENNNSSVEPEKPIKPAERSEFLEKEDDGK